A genome region from Anastrepha ludens isolate Willacy chromosome 3, idAnaLude1.1, whole genome shotgun sequence includes the following:
- the LOC128857587 gene encoding uncharacterized protein LOC128857587, which produces MNKKHGDIHYYLTQILTGHGCFLEYLHRFQLADSPFCPSCSNTVESAEHVGFYCRRFSEERAMLAKAFEHPPSHARFVQDMCSTITKWDAAKTFAATVVTRLNRIDWERKAQKRQQQLLLQQQQRPQQ; this is translated from the coding sequence ATGAATAAGAAGCATGGCGATATTCACTACTACCTAACTCAGATACTCACCGGACACGGCTGCTTCCTTGAATATCTACACCGTTTTCAGCTGGCCGACAGCCCTTTTTGCCCGAGTTGTTCGAATACAGTCGAGAGCGCAGAACATGTGGGTTTTTACTGCAGACGTTTCAGTGAAGAACGAGCAATGCTGGCGAAGGCATTCGAACATCCGCCATCCCACGCAAGATTCGTCCAGGATATGTGCTCGACCATCACTAAATGGGACGCCGCAAAAACGTTCGCGGCTACAGTCGTGACGAGGCTCAATCGCATTGACTGGGAAAGGAAAGcccagaaacgacagcagcagttgctactgcagcaacaacagcggccGCAGCAGTAG